GGCGGTGCTCGCCGATATCCTGCGCCAGCGCAACGGCATCGAGCGGGCTTCGTTGTGAGTGTGGTGGCGCTGGTGCTGGCGGCGGGGCGCAGCGTGCGTTTTGGCGGTGACAAGCGCCGGGCCACGCTGGACGACGGGCGCAGCTTGCTGGTACATAGCGTCGAGCGCGCCTGCTCGGTGTTCAGCGATGTGCGCGTGGTGCTGCGTGAGGGCGAGCGGGGCGAGGATCTCGGCTTGCCGGGGAATTGCCGAGTCATTGCCAGCCCGGATGCCGGGTTGGGGATGGGGCATAGCCTGGCGGCTGGGGCGGCTTCGCTGGTCGACAGTGATGCACAGGCAGTGGCGGTTCTGTTGGGCGATATGCCTTGGATAGCGCCGGCAACCTTTGGCCAGCTGGTCTCGGCTGCGGGTGCATCCGCCATCGTCTTGCCACAGCATGACGGGCAGCAGGGGCATCCGGTGTTGTTCGGGCGCGCTTTCTGGCCGGCGCTTTCACGCCTCACGGGTGATGAAGGGGCAAGGTCGGTAGTGAAGGCGCACCCGGCGAGTTGCATCAGGCTTGAAGTGCAGGACGCCGGGGTGTTGCAGGACGTGGACCGGCCTGAAGCGGTTTACCGCTGAGCGCGTTCGTTCTGCCTATTCATCTTGTGCGTCCTCGTCATCGAGTTCATACGGCTCGAGCTCGGCCATCTGCGAGAGCAGAATCAAATGCACTTCGGCGTTCAGTCGCTGCAGATGTTCCAGCTTGGCTGAGCCTCCCAGCATCAGGGCAGGCACGAAACCGTACATCTCATCAGATGCCAGGTCGCCCAGTGTTGCCCGGGCCTCGTCGAAAAGGTCCAGGCCGATGTTTTCGGTCATGGCCCACATCAGCAGGCTCTGGATCTTGTTATCTCGTTCTTCGTTGTTCGCGCTTGGAGCGCTCAGGAAGTAGCGGGAATGGTAGGCCGCAATGGTCAGGATGGAACCGGTGTTTTCACCCCACAGGTACAACTCGCCGAAAGCGCTGCGGGCGATGAGGTGGTAGGTGTCGTGGGTGCTGCCTCCGATCCATGAATCGACTACGGATTCGTATTCAGCTGGGTTGACCAGCCAGAAAAGGCCACCGCCGTAGCCGCACCAGCCGTGTTCTTTCCAGTAGTCGAGGAGTTGGATGGGGAGTTTGTCTTTGTAATGTTCGAGAGCTGAAGCCGGTACGGGCCGGTGGCCGATCGGGTCGCCGAAGGTTTCGAGGAAGATGGAGAAGACTACGTTCATAGGTTAATTCCTTTTTAGTTTTATGTATGTTGAAAAGCAGCGGCACTAGGCTGGTCTGGCGGAAAAAGGGTAGGGTTCAAGGTCTGTCAGCTGTGCCAAGAAGACCAAATGCTCAACGGCGCTGACCTTTTTGAGGTGTTCCAGAGAGTCGGAACCACCTAGCATGAGGGCCGGGAAAAAGCCGTACATCTCGTCATGGTTGAGATTGCCAAGCTTTTTTCGTGCGGATTCGAATAGGTCGTTAAAATCGTTCGAGTCGACTTTTCTTGATAGGATAAAGCCTTGAATTTCAGTGTTGAGCTGTTCCTTTGTGAAGTGCTTGTTGTGAAATACGAATCGGGAGGCAACGCTTGTTATCTTCAAGGAGAAGCCCGTATTTTCACCCCACAGGTACAAATCTCCGAAAGCACTTCGTGCAATCAAGTGGTAGCTGTCGTGCAAACTGAGATTGGTATTATCTAGCCAGTATGAAACCACGGCATCGTATTCTTGTGGATTGACCAGCCAGAATATGCCATTTCCATAGCCAGCCCACCCATGCTCTGACCAATACTCCAATAGTTTGGGAGGGAGTTTATCTTTGTACCGCTCAATTGTTGAGGTGGGTACTTCTCGGCGGTCGATCGCCGGGCCAAAATTTTCAATGAATCTAGAAAATATCTTGTCCATTTCAGGTTCCTGGTTTTAGCATTTATGAAGTTTGACATTCATACGTGTTGAGCTTCTGAGGTGCGGCGGCACCGTTTCAGCAGCTTTTTTTAGTTCCGGTATCTTGGTTTTCCATTGAGCGCCAATTATTGAATTAATTTGGCGGTCTCCAAAGTCGGATATCATATCTTTACCACCGGCTACGAGGTCCGGATTGTGTAATGCTGCTATGACTGACATGTGGTTTTTGGTTTTTTCGATGGCTACAATTTGTGCCTCAAATGGATCCATGATTTTCATTAGCTCAGATTCTATGTCGTCCTGAAATGAGTCTTGGTAATCTTTTCTCGCCTTTGTGGCTAATCCTTTATTCCGTTGTTCAGGGTTTTCGATTCTTTCCAGAAATTTTTCGACAGTCATCCAGTTCAGTCCATCCTCCTGGCCATTCAGCTGTCGTTTGAATTCGCCTATGTTGTATTCCGGCACCTTATCAGCTTTGAAACATTCGACATTATGTAATGCCATTGTGCTGGGATGGGGCTTTGTCGTCTCCTTCTTGGATTGATTCGTTGGACCTTGGTCATGTGAGTCAGATGCCCCCTTACGCCGCTCCGGCACCTGCAGATCCGGCCGCTTCTTCAACCCCTCCTCATGCTTGAGCATCCACTGCCCCAGCCGCGCGCCCTTGCTGCTGGCCGCCATCTCCTGCGCCAGCACCCGGGCATCGCCGCGTCCGCGGGTGAGGTAGGAGACGATCGCCCCCAACAGCAGCACCACCACTTCCACATGCCCCAGCGCAATGTGATGAGCAGCACGGGAGACCGTATCCGGGTGGTCCTGGCTGAAGGGGTTGAGGCCATCGCTGCGCGTCCCTTCCCAGGCGATGCGAATGCCATCGAGGTAGTACTCGCCGATGCGCGGCAGGCCTTCGACGAAGAACTCGGCGATGGAGGCAAGCCCCAGCACACCGAGGATCCAGCCACTGACCTGCAGGCCCATCGCTGCGCCGGCGCCGGCGAAGGGAATCACCCCCGCGCCGCCGGCAAACGCCCCGAACCCGGCGCCGATGGCGCCGCCGGTGAGGGTGCTGGCGGCGACGATCATCGCCATGTCCCTCACCACCCTCAGCAGGTCATCGACGATGCTGGCGATCTCAAGCTCGGCAAAGCGTTGGCGCAGCATGACGCTGGCCTGCCACTGGGCCTGGTTGAAGGCCGAACGCACCGCCTTGACCCGGTTCAGGTTGAGGGACAGCGAGGGGGCGGCCTGGTTGAGAGGGTCGAGAAAATGGGCGCCTCCTTGATAGCCCATTGCGTCAATGATGCGTGATTCGATCTCGAGCCATGACGGCACGAGGAAATCCAGATACATGAGGTGTCTCCCTGACATCGCGTACAGGGGGAAATCTCATCACAGATCTTTTGAGGAAAAATCCGTAAAGCTTGTAGGAAAAGTCTCTATCGTCTCCGAACGAGCAGGTTTAAGGTCGAATCGAAGAAAAGGATATTTCGCCTTGCATCCAAGGCAATCACCCCACACCAACCGCCGAATAAAGCCCATAATCCCCAGTTAATCCCTCCATAGTGCAATGCCACCCACACCATTCCGGGAGCTTCAGACCATGCACGTTCTGCTCTGCGAGGACGACGACCTGATCGCCAGCGGCATCTGCGCCGGCCTCACCGCCCAGGGCCTGACCGTCGACCGCGTAGCCAACGCCGCCGCTGCCCGGGCCATGCTCCAGGCGGCGCAGTTCGACGTGATGATCCTCGACCTGGGCTTGCCCGACGAAGACGGCCTCAAGCTGTTGCGCCGCCTGCGCCAGCAGGGCATCGACTTGCCGGTGCTGGTGCTCACCGCCCGCGATGCGGTCACCGACCGGGTCGACGGTTTGCAGGCCGGCGCCGATGATTACCTGCTCAAACCCTTCGACCTGCGCGAGCTGGCCGCACGCTTGCACACCTTGTTGCGGCGGGTCGCCGGGCGGGCGGTGAACGTGATCGAGCATGGCCCGCTGCGTTACGACCCAAGCAGCTGCGAAGCCACCTTGGCCGGCCAATCCGTGGACCTGTCGCGGCGCGAGCAGGCGTTGCTCCAGGCGTTGCTGCAGAACCCCGGGCGGGTGCTGTCGAGCGAGCAGCTCAAGGATTGCGTGTACGGTTTCAGCGATGAAGTGGAGAGCAACGCGCTGAACGTCCACATCCACCATTTGCGGCGCAAGCTCGGCAACAGCATCGTCGAGACCGTTCGCGGCCTGGGCTATCGCCTGGGGCCGGCGCAGGCGCCGGAGGACGCGGCATCATGAGCCTGCGGGTACGCCTGAGCCTGATCCTGGGCAGCGCCTTCATCATCATCTGGGTGCTGGCCGCCGCCTGGATGCTGCGCGACCTGCGCCAGCAGATGATGTTCTCCCTCGACCAGCGCCTGGTGGCCTCGGCGCGCATGGTCGCCGGGCTGATCGACCAGTTGCCCAAGCCGCTGACTGCCAAGGGCGAGGAGGCGCATTTTTCCGCCGACCAATTCACGGTGCCCGATGGCATGGCCTGCCAGGTGACGTCGCTGCGCGGCGAAATCCTCGCCAGCAACCACAAGCACGACGGCACGATGGATGACCAGCAGAGCGGCTTCCGCGACCAGACCATCGACGGCGCGCTGTGGCGCACCTTCACTTACAACCACGGCGATGTGCGCATCACCACCGCCGACCGCCACATGGAGCGCGAGGCGCTGAACCAGTCCATCCTGCTGGCCGCTTCGGCGCCGGTGCTGATGGCGTTGCTGGGCAGCCTCGGGCTGGTGTGGATCGGCCTGGGCAAAGGCCTGGAACCGCTGAACCGCATGCGTGATGCCCTGCGACGACGGCGCGCCGACAGCGTCGAGCCGTTGCAGGTGTCCGGCCTGCCCAGTGAGCTGCAGCCCTTGCTCGATACCCAGAACCAGCTGTTCCTGCGCATCGCCCAGACCCTGGAGCGCGAGCGGCGCCTGACCGACGATGCTGCCCACGAACTGCGCAGCCCGCTGACCGCGATCAAGACCCACCTGCAGGTGGCGCGGATGACCGATGGCGCAGTGCGCGAGCAGGCGCTGGAACATGCCGAGCAGGGCGCCGATCGCATGCACCGCACGCTGGAGCAGTTGCTGATGCTGGCGCGGGTGGAGGGCAGCCTGTCGTTCGAGGATGGCGTGCAGTGCAGTGCCGAGCAGGTCGCGCGGCAGGCGGTGCAGGATGCCGGGGGCGGTGACAACCGGCGCATCGTGCTGCGGTTGCCCGAGGAAGCTGCGCAGATCTACCTGGGCATGCCTGCGCCGCTGGCAGTGGCGGCGTTGCGCAACTTGCTGGATAACGCGTTACGTCATGGCGGCGGCAGCGAGGTGGAGCTGGAAGTGCAGATGGACGCGGGGCAGGTGGGCTTCATGGTGCGTGACCATGGGCCGGGGATCGCCGATGGGGATCTGCAGCACCTGACCGAGCGCTTTTGGCGCAATGGGCAGAGTGGTGGGTGCGGGCTGGGCCTGGCGATTGTGCAGGCCATTGTGCAGCGTTGTGCCGGGAGCCTGAAGTTTGACAGCCGTGGTGATGGGTTGCGGGTGTTGTTGCAGGTACCGGCGCGTTCGGGCGGTTGATCATTTCTGCCTGTACTGGCCCTATCGCTGGCAAGCCAGCTCCCACAGATGCACCGCTGTTCTCAAGGGCGGTGCTGTACCTGTGGGAGCTGGCTTGCCAGCGATAGGGCCAGCAGCCGTAAGATATTTCTGAACCTGAAACCAAATGCTTCAGTGTTGGCATCTTTGGGAATTATCCTACGTGCGCTACTGAAGTTTCGCTGTTGTCGGGGAAATGCCTCACGGATAACGTTTCCGGGTCGCTCCGGCGACCGGGCATGAGAACCCGACAGATCAGCTAGCAGCACCTTTATGGTGGCCGTACGTGGGCGGGCTTTTGCCTGGCCGAGTGTTTGCTAGCTTCTATCGGCTTTCTCACACCCGCGTACGGCTGCCGCCTTCAATCCATGAGAAAGATTCAGGTGGTAGTTCCCTTTGCCTATGAAGCTGGAATTACACAATGAAGAAGCTCGTACCCGATCCTCCCCGACCTAAAACCCCCAACACCCCTTTCTTCACTGTCCAATCCGACATGTACCCCCCCCGACGCCCTGGCCCACGTCAGCGAGCTGCTACGCGGCGTCATCGAAACCATCGACGAACACTGCCGAACCCGTGCGGGCGAACCTGGCTTGAACATGCTGGGCAATGCCATGCATGCCAGCGAGATCGCGTTTGCGCTGGTGGAGCATGTGCACACGCGGCTCTATGGCCAACAGGCCCAGGGGTAACGACATGGCTGACCAGCCCAAGATCGTCACAACCGTCGGCGTCGAGACGTTCCTCGATGTCGGTAACCCGCCCATCGACCTGTTACGCGTCCAGCCAGGCATTCCGATCGATGATGCCTACGAGCAAGTTTCGATACTGCTGGGCTACATCAAGCACCTGGTGCGTGAGGGTGACATGGAAGATGACCACAAGCTGCTCGGCGCAGCGGATTACCTGGGAGCCTTGGCCAAGGCATTGATGAATGATATCGAGGTGGCCAAGAACAGGTTGCATTGACCTCAAGGGCCCAATCGCTGGCAAGCCAGCTCCCACAGGTATCCCACTGTTCTCAAGTGCGGCGCCGTACCTGTGGGAGCCGGCTTGCCGGCGATAGGGCCCGCGCAAACCCCAAAAAATCCAACCGCAACCGCTAAATCCTCCCCGCACCCAAGCGTTTCCCAAGCGACAACCACCCGCACATTCGCTTGCTTGCGAGGATTCACCCATGTCGATCGCTTCCAGCCTTGCCCAGGCCCTGCCGGCCAGTGCGCCGCAACCGCTGTACGAGTTCACTGACTCGCCCCTGCTGCAACGCCAGCAACAACAGGAATCCAACGCCCGCAGCTACCCCCGGCGCATCCCGCTGGCACTCAAGCGCGCCCGTGGCATCCATGTCGAGGACGTCGAGGGTCGTCAGTTCATCGATTGCCTGGCCGGTGCCGGCACCCTGGCCCTGGGCCACAACCACCCGGTGGTGATCGAGGCGATCCAGCGCGTGCTGGCCGACGAAATCCCCCTGCACACCCTGGACCTGACCACGCCGGTCAAGGACCGCTTCGTCCAGGACCTGTTCAGCGTGCTGCCCGAAGCGCTGCGCCGCGAGGCCAAGGTGCAATTCTGCGGCCCCACCGGCACCGACGCGGTGGAAGCGGCGCTCAAGCTGGTGCGCAGCGCCACCGGGCGTAGCACCGTGCTGGCCTTCCAGGGTGCCTACCACGGCATGAGCCAGGGCGCGCTGAGCCTGATGGGCAGCCACGGTCCCAAGCAGCCGCTGGGCGCGTTGCTCGGCAATGGCGTGCAGTTCATGCCATACCCCTACGATTACCGTTGCCCGTTCGGCCTGGGGGGCGAAGCCGGGGTCAAGGCCAGCCTGCATTACCTGGAAAACCTGCTGCTCGATCCGGAAAGCGGGGTACCACTGCCCGCGGCAGTGATCCTTGAAGTGGTGCAAGGCGAAGGTGGGGTGATCCCGGCCGACATCGCCTGGCTGCAAGGTGTGCGGCGCATCACCGAGCAGGCCGGGGTAGCGCTGATCGTCGATGAAATCCAGAGCGGCTTCGCCCGCACCGGGCGGATGTTCGCCTTCGAGCACGCCGGTATCGTGCCGGATGTGGTCACCCTGTCCAAGGCCATTGGCGGCAGCCTGCCGCTGGCGGTGGTGGTCTACCGGGACTGGCTCGATACCTGGAAGCCAGGCGCCCACGCCGGCACCTTCCGAGGCAACCAGATGGCCATGGCGGCGGGCTCTGCGGTAATCAACTACCTGGTCGATCATCGCCTGGCCGAGCACGCCGAAGCCATGGGCCAGCGCCTGCGTGAGCACCTGCTGAGCCTGCAGCGCCAGCACCCGCAACTGGGTGACATTCGTGGCCGTGGCCTGATGCTGGGGGTGGAACTGGTCGAGCCGACCGGCACCCTCGATGCACTGGGGCACCCACCGGCCAACCGCGAGCTGGCGCCCAAGGTGCAGCGCGAGTGCCTCAGGCGCGGGCTGATTCTCGAACTGGGTGGCCGCCACGGCGCGGTGGTGCGCTTCCTGCCGCCGCTGATCATCACTGCGCCGCAGGTCGATGAAGTGGCGCAACGTTTCGCCGAGGCGCTGGCCGCAGCGCTTTGACCCAGGGGGCCGTATGGCGGCCCCCCTCTGAGCCCCTTTCCTTCAGAGGCGGCGTGCCTGCCGCCTCTCATCCTTGCGTGGGCGGCCGCCCACCTCGCACAGCCCATCCGCCACGGTTAATTTTTTCCAGGCTGCATCCGTTTCGTAGGGATAGCCGGGCACTGCCCGTGGTACCTCACTCGTACGGAAAGCAAGCCGATGAATCCCGAAAAGTCCCTGCAACTGGCCCGCCGTTTCATTGAATTGCCGCTGGACAAGCGCCGCCTGTTCCTTGAGACCCTGGCCAGGGAGGGTATCGACTTTTCCCAGTTCCCGATCCCCGCCGGGGTAGCGGCCGAAGACCGCCTGGCACCGTCCTACGCCCAGCAGCGCATGTGGGTGTTGTGGCAACTGGACCCGCAAGGCGGCGCCTACAACCTGCCGGGCGCGGTGCGCCTCACCGGCGCCCTGGACGAGGCGGCCCTGCAGCAGGCGTTCGTGTGCCTGCTGGAGCGCCACCAGAGCCTGGCCTGCGTGTTCCAGCAACAGGCCGACGAGCGCCTGCACCAGGTGCACCGCCCGGCGGCACCGCAGGTGCAGCGCCTGGACCTGCGCGCACTGGCCCCAGCCGCCCGCGAGGCTCGAGTGCAGGCCGAGGTCGAGGCCGAGTCGCTGCGCCCGTTCGACCTGGCCCAGGGCCCGCTGCTGCGCATTCGCCTGCTGCAACTGGCCGAG
The Pseudomonas sp. KU43P genome window above contains:
- a CDS encoding nucleotidyltransferase family protein, producing the protein MSVVALVLAAGRSVRFGGDKRRATLDDGRSLLVHSVERACSVFSDVRVVLREGERGEDLGLPGNCRVIASPDAGLGMGHSLAAGAASLVDSDAQAVAVLLGDMPWIAPATFGQLVSAAGASAIVLPQHDGQQGHPVLFGRAFWPALSRLTGDEGARSVVKAHPASCIRLEVQDAGVLQDVDRPEAVYR
- a CDS encoding GAD-like domain-containing protein, translating into MNVVFSIFLETFGDPIGHRPVPASALEHYKDKLPIQLLDYWKEHGWCGYGGGLFWLVNPAEYESVVDSWIGGSTHDTYHLIARSAFGELYLWGENTGSILTIAAYHSRYFLSAPSANNEERDNKIQSLLMWAMTENIGLDLFDEARATLGDLASDEMYGFVPALMLGGSAKLEHLQRLNAEVHLILLSQMAELEPYELDDEDAQDE
- a CDS encoding DUF3077 domain-containing protein, with the translated sequence MADQPKIVTTVGVETFLDVGNPPIDLLRVQPGIPIDDAYEQVSILLGYIKHLVREGDMEDDHKLLGAADYLGALAKALMNDIEVAKNRLH
- a CDS encoding DUF6861 domain-containing protein produces the protein MYLDFLVPSWLEIESRIIDAMGYQGGAHFLDPLNQAAPSLSLNLNRVKAVRSAFNQAQWQASVMLRQRFAELEIASIVDDLLRVVRDMAMIVAASTLTGGAIGAGFGAFAGGAGVIPFAGAGAAMGLQVSGWILGVLGLASIAEFFVEGLPRIGEYYLDGIRIAWEGTRSDGLNPFSQDHPDTVSRAAHHIALGHVEVVVLLLGAIVSYLTRGRGDARVLAQEMAASSKGARLGQWMLKHEEGLKKRPDLQVPERRKGASDSHDQGPTNQSKKETTKPHPSTMALHNVECFKADKVPEYNIGEFKRQLNGQEDGLNWMTVEKFLERIENPEQRNKGLATKARKDYQDSFQDDIESELMKIMDPFEAQIVAIEKTKNHMSVIAALHNPDLVAGGKDMISDFGDRQINSIIGAQWKTKIPELKKAAETVPPHLRSSTRMNVKLHKC
- a CDS encoding ATP-binding protein is translated as MSLRVRLSLILGSAFIIIWVLAAAWMLRDLRQQMMFSLDQRLVASARMVAGLIDQLPKPLTAKGEEAHFSADQFTVPDGMACQVTSLRGEILASNHKHDGTMDDQQSGFRDQTIDGALWRTFTYNHGDVRITTADRHMEREALNQSILLAASAPVLMALLGSLGLVWIGLGKGLEPLNRMRDALRRRRADSVEPLQVSGLPSELQPLLDTQNQLFLRIAQTLERERRLTDDAAHELRSPLTAIKTHLQVARMTDGAVREQALEHAEQGADRMHRTLEQLLMLARVEGSLSFEDGVQCSAEQVARQAVQDAGGGDNRRIVLRLPEEAAQIYLGMPAPLAVAALRNLLDNALRHGGGSEVELEVQMDAGQVGFMVRDHGPGIADGDLQHLTERFWRNGQSGGCGLGLAIVQAIVQRCAGSLKFDSRGDGLRVLLQVPARSGG
- a CDS encoding response regulator transcription factor is translated as MHVLLCEDDDLIASGICAGLTAQGLTVDRVANAAAARAMLQAAQFDVMILDLGLPDEDGLKLLRRLRQQGIDLPVLVLTARDAVTDRVDGLQAGADDYLLKPFDLRELAARLHTLLRRVAGRAVNVIEHGPLRYDPSSCEATLAGQSVDLSRREQALLQALLQNPGRVLSSEQLKDCVYGFSDEVESNALNVHIHHLRRKLGNSIVETVRGLGYRLGPAQAPEDAAS
- a CDS encoding GAD-like domain-containing protein, with product MDKIFSRFIENFGPAIDRREVPTSTIERYKDKLPPKLLEYWSEHGWAGYGNGIFWLVNPQEYDAVVSYWLDNTNLSLHDSYHLIARSAFGDLYLWGENTGFSLKITSVASRFVFHNKHFTKEQLNTEIQGFILSRKVDSNDFNDLFESARKKLGNLNHDEMYGFFPALMLGGSDSLEHLKKVSAVEHLVFLAQLTDLEPYPFSARPA
- a CDS encoding aspartate aminotransferase family protein, with product MSIASSLAQALPASAPQPLYEFTDSPLLQRQQQQESNARSYPRRIPLALKRARGIHVEDVEGRQFIDCLAGAGTLALGHNHPVVIEAIQRVLADEIPLHTLDLTTPVKDRFVQDLFSVLPEALRREAKVQFCGPTGTDAVEAALKLVRSATGRSTVLAFQGAYHGMSQGALSLMGSHGPKQPLGALLGNGVQFMPYPYDYRCPFGLGGEAGVKASLHYLENLLLDPESGVPLPAAVILEVVQGEGGVIPADIAWLQGVRRITEQAGVALIVDEIQSGFARTGRMFAFEHAGIVPDVVTLSKAIGGSLPLAVVVYRDWLDTWKPGAHAGTFRGNQMAMAAGSAVINYLVDHRLAEHAEAMGQRLREHLLSLQRQHPQLGDIRGRGLMLGVELVEPTGTLDALGHPPANRELAPKVQRECLRRGLILELGGRHGAVVRFLPPLIITAPQVDEVAQRFAEALAAAL